GCCAGCCGCATTCAAGCTGCTGCAGCAAGTGGCCAACCCCTTGCAATTGGCTCCTGATACAGGGGCATTCCTTGCAGAAACATTGATCGCCAAGGGTGCGCCAGTTTTTCCCGTGCTGGTGCACAGCAATGGCCGCGCCTACCAGATCCTGCCCCAGCGCACGTTTGGAGTGGCTCCATGAGCGAACTCGGCCTGGTGCATATCGGATTGGAAGGCACGGTGAAAGCATGTGCCAATGCTCGGCTGTTGCGCGTTAGGCTGGTTCAGCTTGGAACGCCTTTTGCGGCTGCGCAGTCCCAAAATGTTCCAAGCCATCACGGCATGTTCCAGCTGGAGGGCATGCAGTGAGTGACGGGACCATGGAAGGCGTGCTGAGGCCGCCAGTCGAAGCATTGAGCGCAGCCACAGCTTTTGGGATTGCTGGCGTAGCTGCAGCCGCGCCATGGGCGCTGATGATGCCCCACTCGCTGGGCGCAGTCTCGGGCGCAATCGCTGCCGGCTTCGGTTGCGTGCGTGCGCGCCAGGCCTTCCAGGTCTATAGCTATCAACGCGGGCTGAAGTTCACCAAGATGACGCGCTTGGCCCCTCACAAGCTTCCTGTCAATCTCAAGGAGCATCTCTACCTGGGCGAAGGCTTTGAGTGGACGCAGTTGCACACCCAGCGCTTGCTGGACGCGCGTGAGACAGATGTTCAGCGCTTCGTGAAGGCCTCGCCAACCGAGCTCAAGCTCGCAGCGACCGGCGAAAAGATGCGCAAGTGGGCGCAGGCCAAGACCGACAGCCTGCTGGCCAGGGTACTGGAGCGTGCGCTTGATGTCGGCGGTACCGCCAACCCCTTCGCCACGGGCGTGGACCTGGGCGGCAACCCTGTGCTTCATGGCGTGGGAGTGCAGAACGAAAAGCCGGTGGTGTTGCGCCAAGGCTCGCGCTCTGGCCACTTGCTGGTGATGGGCACGACTCGCGTGGGCAAGACGCGCCTATTGGAACTTCTGTGCTCTCAGGACATTCATGCCGGTCATGTGGTGATCGTCATCGACCCCAAGGGCGACGCGGAGCTGATGCTTCGCATGCATGCTGAGGCACGACGCGCTGGTCGCCTGGATCAGTTCTATATGTTCCATCTGGGCTACCCGGAGATTTCTGCACGCTACAACGGGATTGGCAATTTCGCGCGTATCACCGAAGTCGCTGGCCGTGCCACGAATGCCCTGCCCTCCTCGGGCAACTCGGCAGCCTTTAAGGAGTTCAGCTGGCGGTTCACCAACATCGTGGCTCAAGCCCAGGTGGCACTCGGTCGCATTCCGACCTACGAGACGCTGCTCAAGGACGTGACTGGCATTGACCCGCTGTTCATGGACTACGCGGGCATGACGTTTCGCAAGCTCGCGATTGACCATCCCCAGCGCTTCGGCAGCTATCAGGACCGCCTGGTGGAACTGGAGCGCGCTATCGTGGCAAAGAAGGCTCCGGTTCCAAGAAGCCTGCAGGATCGTTCGCCCGACCAGGTGGCGATGTATCTGCTCATCAAGGAAGCACGACTGGACGACAAGGTACTTGTCGGCCTGGCGGCCGCATTCAGCTACGAGCGTTCGTTCTATGAAAAGATCATTGCCAGCCTGGGGCCATTCCTCGAAAAGCTCACCTCTGGCGCAGTTGGCAAGCTCATCAGCCCGGACTACTTCGACCCGAACGACAAGCGGCCGATCTTCGACTGGATGACTGTGTTCCGCCAGGGCGGCATCGTGTATGCCGGCCTGGATGCCTTGTCTGACTCCGTGGTTTCGTCTGCCGTGGGCAACTCCATGCTGTCCGATCTGGTCTCGACCGGCGGCAAGCTCTACAAGACAGGCCTCGACCCACACGGTGACGGGAAGCTGCAGCTGCCGACTGTGTGTTGCCATTTCGATGAGGTCAATGAGATTGCAGGTCCCGAGTTCGTGCCCATGGTCAACAAACTGGGCGGATCTGGCTTTCGCATCACTGCATACACCCAGTCGATGTTCGACATCGAGGCGAAGGTTGGTGACAAGGCCAAGGCTGGCCAGATCCTCGACAACTTCAACCACCTTTGCATGCTGCGGGTGCGCAGCAAGGCGACCGCGAGCCTGCTGACGGACCAGGTGCCACAGGTCAACGTGACGGTGCTCACGCCAGTATCGGGAGTGTCGGACACGGCTGCCCAGGGCAATGGCG
This DNA window, taken from Comamonas testosteroni TK102, encodes the following:
- the traD gene encoding type IV conjugative transfer system coupling protein TraD; the protein is MEGVLRPPVEALSAATAFGIAGVAAAAPWALMMPHSLGAVSGAIAAGFGCVRARQAFQVYSYQRGLKFTKMTRLAPHKLPVNLKEHLYLGEGFEWTQLHTQRLLDARETDVQRFVKASPTELKLAATGEKMRKWAQAKTDSLLARVLERALDVGGTANPFATGVDLGGNPVLHGVGVQNEKPVVLRQGSRSGHLLVMGTTRVGKTRLLELLCSQDIHAGHVVIVIDPKGDAELMLRMHAEARRAGRLDQFYMFHLGYPEISARYNGIGNFARITEVAGRATNALPSSGNSAAFKEFSWRFTNIVAQAQVALGRIPTYETLLKDVTGIDPLFMDYAGMTFRKLAIDHPQRFGSYQDRLVELERAIVAKKAPVPRSLQDRSPDQVAMYLLIKEARLDDKVLVGLAAAFSYERSFYEKIIASLGPFLEKLTSGAVGKLISPDYFDPNDKRPIFDWMTVFRQGGIVYAGLDALSDSVVSSAVGNSMLSDLVSTGGKLYKTGLDPHGDGKLQLPTVCCHFDEVNEIAGPEFVPMVNKLGGSGFRITAYTQSMFDIEAKVGDKAKAGQILDNFNHLCMLRVRSKATASLLTDQVPQVNVTVLTPVSGVSDTAAQGNGVDFTSQNNDIANKSKAPLIEPSDVLSLPQGQAFALLEGNRCHKIRIPLADTKDDPFIPASLKAVAEDMKRRYRTSETWAAETDWLSTQPLGAGAGGLIDTDLASAFDDDVPGYAMAGATSSAVAGNVMGQHS